GAAGGATGTCTCTCTGCGCTTCGAGAAGGGCTCCGTGGTGGTCGGCGTACCTTCGGGGGCACACCTGAAGGCGGCCTTCATGGAGGTGGTGAAGAAGGAAGGGTCCGGCACATTGAAGATGGGCAAGCTGCCGCCCACCACGGCCAAGGATGAAATCGGCGATGGCATCTGGCATGGCCAGGTGAAGGTGCCTGTGAGCGGGGAGGGCCTCTCCGGCGCAGTCAAGCTGCAGGTGACTTACCAGCCCTGCACCGAAGGCGAAGGCGGCGTCTGCTACCCGCCCACCACGCGGACCTTGGAGGTGAAGGCCGCGGACATCCCGGGGCCCAAAGCTGCGGTGCTGCCTGCGGGGAACACGCCGGAAGCCGCCAAGGCCGAGGCGCAGCCAGCACCGGTGTCTGCGACCGTCAGCGGAGTGCCCCCTTCGCCTGCGCCGGGAACACCCACGCCTGCTTCGCCCTCGCACCCAGGCCTGATCTGGTCCCTGCTGCTGGTGTTCCTCGCGGGCATGGGTGCTTCGCTCACGCCCTGTGTCTATCCCATGATCCCCATCACCATGGCCATCGTCGGCGCCAAGGGCGGCGGCAAGGCCCGGGGCTTTGCGCTCTCCGCGGTGCTTGTCCTGGGCATGGCGGTGACCTACACCACCCTGGGCGTGCTGGCGGCCAAGAGCGGCGCGGCCTTTGGCGCCTTCGCCCAGAAACCGGCCTTCCTCATTCCCGTGTCGCTGCTCTTCGCGGCCTTTGCCCTTTCCCTGTTCGGGGCCTTTGAAATCGCGCTGCCGCCCAGCCTCGCCATGAAGCTGCAGGGCGACGGCTCCCGCAAGGGCTTCGGCGGCGCCTTTCTCATGGGTCTGGTGCTGGGGCCGCTGTCGGCGCCCTGCGTGGGGCCCGTCATCGGCGCGGTGCTGGTGGGCATCGCGCAGCAGGGCATCGTGTGGCTCGGCGGCCTTCAGCTCTTCGTGTTCTCCCTGGGCATGGGCGTGCTGTTCCTGGCGGTGGGCACCTTCTCTGCGGGCCTGCCCAAGAGCGGCGAGTGGCTCACCCGGTTCAAGCAGATCATGGGCCTGATCGTGCTGGGCTTCGCGGCCTGGAATGTGCGACTCATCGTGCCCGCCTGGGCCAACGACGCCATGTGGACCTTCGTGATGCTGGCGGGCTCGGCGGTTTTCGGACTCTTCGAGGCTGCGGACGACATGGTGGGCCAGTTCCGGAAAGCGCTGGCCATCCTGATGCTGGTGCTAGGCGCCCTGCTGTCGGTCCGCATGGTCGAGAGCTTCCTCTCGGTGGAGCTGCTGCCGCGTGGGGGTGCTGCCGCTGCCGCCAAGGAAGAGCACGGCGGTTGGATGGAACAGGATCTGGAAGGCGCTCTGGCCAAGGCCAAGGCCGAGCACAAGGTGGTGCTGGTGGACATCTACGCGGAGTGGTGTGCCCAGTGCAAGGAACTGGATGAGAAGACCTGGCCCGAGGCGGGCGTCAAACAGTGGCTGGCCCAGAACGCCGTAGCCATCCGCATCGACACCGACGCCAAGCGGAAGGACCTGGCCGCGAAGCTGCAGATCCGCAGCTACCCCACCGTCATCCTTCTGGATGGCGAGGGGAGGGAACTGCGCCGGAGCCTGGGCTTCCAGAAACCCGAGACCATGAAGGCCTTTCTTCAAGGAAATGCCGAAGCCGCTCGATAGAACCTCCTCCGGCCCGACCGGGAGGACGGAGTTCGCCATGCTATCCATCAAGGTTCCTCCGGAGATCGAACCCTATTACCGGGCCTGGCAGCAGGAGGACCTGGATGCCCTCGCCGCCTGCTTCACCGAAGATGTCGAATTGCGGGCCAACACGCATCCCGATCCCATCCGGGGCCGTGGCGGCCTCCGCGCCTATCACGTGGATCTGCTCCCCAGCGTCCTGGAAACACGTATCCTCCGGCACCGCTTCATTTCAATGCCCGGTAGCACCGCGGTATCCACAGAGATGACAGTGCGGCTTCCGGACCGTGGTCTCGGACGTTACTTGGTGACCTCCATCATGGTGTTCGAGTTCAATGCCGAGGGGCTCATCTCAAGGCTGCTGGTGTTCGTGGACCGCGAAGGCATCGTGCCCATGGATTGAGCGAGGTCGATGGGTCTCCAAACGAAAAGGGCCCGCAAAAGCGGGCCCTCTCTGAATCCGCGCAGCGGATTCAGTTCCCCAGAACCTTCGCCAGCGTCTTCTCCAGGTTGGCGCCGCGCAGCTGGGCGCCGCTGGCAACAATCTTCCCGTCTGGCCCGATGAGGAGGGCCTTGGGGATGCTCTTCACGCCGAAGGCCTCGGCCAGCGGGCTCTGGAATCCCTCCTCGATGAAGGCGTGCTTCCAGGGCATGGGTGTGGCGGCCTGCTGGCGGAAGGGCGCGATGTGTTCCACCCGGCGGTCGAAGGACAGCGACAGGAAATCCAGCGAGGCCGACTGGTGCTTGGCCCAGGCGGCGTGCAGGGCGGGCAGTTCGACGCGGCAGTCGGGGCACCAGGTGGCCCAGAAATCGATGAGCACGTAGCGGCCTTTGAAGCTGTCGAGCGTGTACGTGGTCTTGGGATCGCCCAGCGCCTTCACGGTGAAGGCGGGAGCAGGCTTGCCCGGAGCCGTCTTGGCTTCGGCATCCAGGAAGGCCTGGGCGCGTTCAGCCAGGGGCGGGAATTGGGCTTTGATGTCGGCCATGGCCGCCTGCCAGCCCGCTTCATCACCGGCATCCAGGCGGCCCAGGAACTGCTCGAAGAGCAGGGTGCGGCGCAGGCCCGCATCCGGATGTTTGGCGCGGGCTTCCGCGACATAGGGGCCCCAGGTCCGGGGATCCTTCTCAGCGCGGGTCGCCAGCAGACCCGCATCGAGGGTCCAGCAGGACGAGGTGGACGGAACTTCGCGGAGTGTCTGGTCCAGTTGTTCCGCGGTCGGGGTGCCCTTGGCGAGTTGAAGGTGGAAGAGGCGGCTCACCAGCAGGGCCTGTCGGACCTCAGGCCGCTTCTCGGCGGCCAGGCGCGCCTCCAGGTCGGTCAGCTCCTTGGAGCAATCGCCCTTGAAATCTTTCGTGTTGCCGCCGGATTTGACGAAGGCGGCCCGAGCCTCGCTCACAGACTTGGCCTTGGCGCGGGCCGCATCCAGCACGGCCTGAGGCGCCGGAACGGGCGCAGGCGCCTGGAGCGTCGGAAGGCAGAGCAGGAGGGTGGGCAGGGCGAGCAGCATGGGAGCTCCGAGGGAGGTTCCGGCAAGGCTTGAGGATACCTCAAGTGCCGATGCCCATGCCCGCTTCGGTTACCCGTGTAGGCTCTCCACCAAATCCAACCCTTCTTCCGTGCGGCTCAGATACCAGGTCAGGGTCTGCCCATCCACCAGGTGGACGAGGGCCTTGGGGAAGCGCTTCTTCAGGTCGGCCTGGTGGCGGCGGTTGAAGCGGTAGGGCTCCGTGGGCAGGAGGATCACCTGCGGCGCCAGCTGTTCCAGTTCCTCGTCCGACAGCACGGGATAGCGGTCGGGGCCGATGGGCGTGAGTCCACCCTGGCGCAGCAGATCGCCGATGTAGGTATCCGGGCCCGAGGTCATCCAGGGATCCTTCCAGATCATGGCGATGGCCCGGGCGCCCTTGCGGCGGCGCCCCTTCAGGCGAGCCTCCAATGCGGCAGCGCGGGCTTCACCCAGATCAGGTACGCCGAGGCGTTCGCCGAGCTGGCGCAGGCCTGCGATGCAGTCCTTCACGGTGCGGATTTCCAGGGCCAGCCAGGGCAGGCCCAGGGTGGTCAGCGCCTCGGCCACGGCCTTGGGGTTCTCGTCCCGTTCAAGGATCACCAGATCCGGCGCCAGATCGCGGATGCGCTCCAGGTCGGGATCTTTGGTTCCGCCCACGGTGGGCACGGTGTTGCGGATCCAGCGCGGCTCGATGCAGTAGCGGGTGCGACCCACCAGGCGGGCGCCGAGGCCCCACTGCACCAGCAGTTCCGTAACCGAGGGCACCAGGCTCACGATGCGCTGAGGGCCGTCGGTGCTGGGCGTCTGCTGCGTGAACGCGGTGGTGGGCAGATGCGGCGCGACCACGTCGAGCTTCACGCCTGTGTGCGGATCTTTGATTTTGCCCAATCCCGTGGGACAGAGGTCGAGCAGGGAGCAGCCAGCGCAGTCTGGGCGGCGGGCATCGCAGACGCGGCGGCCGTGGAAGATGAGCTGATGGTGGAGCTCGATCCAGTCCTCGCGCGGAAAGAGGCGGCAGAGGTCCGCTTCCACCTTCTCGGGGGTGGTGGCCTTGGACAGGCCCAGGCGCCGTGCTACGCGGAAGATGTGGGTGTCGACGGCCAAGGCGGGCACACCAAAGGCGTTGGCCAGCACCACGTTCGCGGTCTTCTGACCGACGCCCGGGAGGGCACCCAGTTCGGCGGGATCGGAGGGGACTTTGCCGCCGTGCCGCGCCATCAGCGCCTGGCCCAGGCCGAGCAGGTTCTTGGCCTTGTTGTGGTAGAAGCCTGTGGAGCGGATGAGGGCTTCGATCTCCTCCACCCGGGCATTCGCGAGGCTGGCCGCATCCGGGAAGCGGGCGAACAGGGCCGGGGTGGTGAGGTTCACCCGGGCATCCGTGCACTGGGCGCTGAGGATGGTGGCCACCACCAGCTGGAAGGGATCCTGGTGATCCAGGGCGCAGCGGGCGTCGGGGTAGGCGGCCCGCAGCAGCCGCTGGAGATCGCCCGTCTTGAGGCTGGACTTGGACTTGGCTGGGCTCATGGAATCAGCATAAGAGAGCCCCATGCCGATGAGTTGAGCAGGATTCGATAGACTACGAAATTGAGGTGATTCATGCCCACGACGCTGTCCGGGAAGCTCGACTGCCAGGAAACCGCCCGCCACTACCTGGATCTGGTGCGCACCAACATCAAGAAGCTGGGCTTCGCGCCGGGCCTGGGCGTCATCCTCGGCAGCGAGGATGCAGGCAGCGTCACCTACCAGCGCTGGCTCATGAAGGATTGCGAGGATGTGGGCATCAACGCGGCGGATCTCCGTGTGGAGAACGGCATGCAGATGGTGAAGCTCGTGGCGCGGCTCAACCAGGACGAGAAAACCCATGGGGTATTCATCTTCTATCCTCTGCGCTACGCCGAGATCAAGGATGACGAGGTCATGGACCTGGTGGATCCGGGTAAGGACATCGAGGGCCTGCACGCCATCAACATCGGCTTCCTGAACAAGTACCGGAAGCGCATGGACGATGGCACCCAGCACCGCTGCATGACGCCTTGCACGGCGCGGGCCATCGTGAAGACGCTGAAGCGCGGCTTCGGCGAGGCCTGGCTGGCGGGCAAGACCGTGCTGGTGATCAACGACAGCCTGCGCATCGGGCGTCCCCTCACGGCCATGGTGGCCAACCTCAAGGGCACCCCCATCCTCTGCCACGCGGCCACCAACAAGGAGCACCTGGAAGGCTTCATCCGCATGGCCGATGTCATCGTCAGCGCCGTGCCCGCGCCGGGCTACCAGATCAACACCAACTGGATCAAGAACGGAGCCCTCTGCTTCGACCTCAGCGGCGACGGCAACTTCGACTACGAGGCCCTCGAGGCCCGCGGCATCCCCTACACCGACACCACCAAGAACAGCGTGGGCAAGGTCACCCGCGCCATGGCCCTGCTGAACCTCACCTACGCGGCGGGCCTGGGCTGAGTCCGTTCCCAAAGGAAAGCCCGGTAGCCGAGGGCAGGTCCTTAGTTCTCCACTGCGTCGACGACTTCCTGAATGAGGTCGTTGACGCGGATGGCCGTGGGCAGTTCGTCATAGGCCCCAGCGGTGGTGACCACACTCAGATCGAGGGCGGGAACGACGTAGAGGCGCTGCCCGCCGTTGCCGAACCCAGCGTGCCAATCGATGCGCTGGCCATGCCAGGTGGCGGTGCCGTGCCACCACTGGTAGGCATAGCGATAATCGCGCACATCCGTGTCAAAGCGCGGCGTCATCGACTGGGCGATCCAGGCCTGCGGCACGAGCTGGCGGCCCTGCCAGGCTCCGTGGTTCAGCATCAGGCGACCGACCTTGAGCAGGTCGCGGGGCCGCAGGCGCAGCCCATTGAAGGCCATGGCGCGTCCGTGCACATCAGGTACCCAGGCCCAATCCTCGATCTGCAGGGGGCGGAACAGCATCTCGTCGGCGTACTGCTCCAGGGACTGCCCGGTGCCCCGTCGGATGAGCTCCGCCAGCAGCGCGGTGCCGCCGCCGTTGTAGTTGAAGCAGGTGTTCGGCACGGCGGCCTGGGGGTGGCTCAGGACAAAATCCACAAGGTCGCTTTTCCAAAACAGTCGCAGCTCATCGTTGGGGCCCGGCTTGCCTTCCTGCCACTGCAGGCCGCTGGTCATGTTCAGGAGGTCCTCGATGCGGATGGCCTGGTTGGCGGCGGTCCTGCGGTTGCCGTGTTCCGGGAAGGCCGCCCACACGGTCGTCTCGACGGCAGGTACCTTCCCTTGCTCGCGTGCCAGGCCGTAGAGGAGGCTCGTGATGCTTTTGCCGATGGAGCGGACATCCTGCTTGTCGCGGGGCCCGAAACGGTGCCGGGAGGGCAGCAGGGAGTACACCGACTTGTCGGTGCCGCCCTGGTAGTACTCGGCCGCCAGGCAGCCGTGGCGCTCGATGAGCAGGCTGTGCACATTCAGCCTCTTCTCGAACAGGCGATTGGCCACCTGCGTAAGCTGCGCTGGGTTGAGGCCTGCCTGCTGCAGGCTGCCGAGGCTCCAGCCATCCGCAACGGCCGCAGGGGCAGGCCCCACGCGCGGAGATATCGGCCGCAGCAGGCAAACCCACAGGAGCCAAAGCCCCACGCAGGCCAGGGCCAGCCGGAGGAAACGTCGAACGCCTCTGCGCGCGGGTTGGGTCATGCCTGATGATCCTTGAATGGCCTTCACCTGTCCCGGCGATTCTCTGGACGGTCATTCAGGTGGTGTTTAAAACCGGGCTGTGAGCGCCAGCCCCAGGTTGCTGCGGCGCCGTGGTGTCAGACCGCTGGCGAAGGGCTTCTCCAGGTGCTCGCCTTCGACGCTGAGGGCCCAGTTGGGGTGGAAGGCCCAGCCTACGCGCAGCCGGGGGCCGATGTAGGCGCCATCCCCCGAAGGCACTTCGGCCACGGCGCCCAGGGCGATGAAGGTCTTATCGGCCGTGGCATTGGCATCGGCGATGAAGCGGAAGGCGTTGCTGCCGTCATCCCAGTGGCGCAGGCCCAGACCGACGCCCACATGAATACGGGAAAGGTCGCCGGGGTTCTTCAGTTCGATCTCGGTGATGGGTGTGGTGAATTCCGCAGCGGTGGCCTTGGGCTGGCGGATCACCGAGACCATGGCCGCCTGGGCGGATAGGGACATCGCGCAGAGGGGCAGGGCGGACAGAAGGAGCAGGGGCTGGAGGCGTCGCATGGCCTGGTCTACCGCGTTCTGCGGAAAGCGGTTTAGCGGGCCCGCCATTCTGAAGCCAGAAGTCCATAGACCGCGTGATCCACGAAGCGGTCGCCCAGGCGCTCGGTCTGCCGGAGGGTGCCCTCGTGGCGGAAGCCCAGGCGCAAGGGGATGGCCCGGCTGCGGCGGTTGCGGACGCCCGCGCGGATTTCGATGCGGTTGAGCTTCAGGGTGCGGAAGCCGTGGCGGAGCAGGGCCGATACCGAGGCGGTCATGAGACCGTGCCCCTCTGCTTCCTGGTCCAGCCAGTAGCCGATGGCGGCGCTGCGATTCGCGGAATCGATCCAGACAAATCCCGCAATGCCCACCAGCCGCTCCTTCCACCAGAGGCCGAAGGATTGGGCTGCGCCCAGCCGGGCCTGGGCCCGCACCCGGAGGATGAAGGCCCGGGAGTCGAGCACGCTGCGGTTGGCATCGGGCCAGGGCAGCCAGCGTCGCAGCCGCTCGCGATTGGTCTCCACCAAGGCAAAGAGGGCCCGCGCATCACGCAGGTTGAGCGGACGCAGTTCCAGGCCGCGGCCAGCCTTGAGGACTTCGGCCATGGCCCCTCCTACTTGCCCGCGGCATCCTGCAGCGCCGCGGCACGGCCCGCGCGCCACAGCACGAGGAGCTGGTCGAGGAGGCCGCCGAACTCTTCCAGCCGCATGGCATTGGGCCCATCGCTGTGGGCCTTCTCGGGGCACTCGTGCACCTCGAAGAAGAAGCCATCAACGACCGTCGAGGCAGCCCGGGCCAGGGTGGGAATCATCTCCCGGGCGCCGCCGGTGGCGTTGCCGAGGGCGCCGGGTTTCTGCACGCTGTGGGTGGCGTCGAAGATCACCGGGCAGCCGGTCTTGCGCAGGTGAGGGAAGCTCTGGAAATCCACCACCAAGTTGCCGTAGCCGAAGCTGGAGCCGCGCTCGGTGACCCACACCGGGCCATGGCCGGGGACGGACTGGAGTTTCTCCACGCCGTGCTTGAGGTCCCAGGGCGCCAGGAACTGGCCCTTCTTCAGGTTCACGGTGCGGCCCGTGGCGGCGGCGGCCACAAGCAGATCCGTCTGGCGGCAGAGGAAAGCGGGGATCTGGAGCACGTCCACGGCTTCAGCAGCGGGGGCGCACTGGTCGCTCTCATGCACGTCGGTAAGCACAGGCACACCGTAGCGGCTGCGCACCTCGGCGAGGATGTCGAGGCCGTCGGCCATGCCGGGGCCGCGGTGGCTGCCGCCACTGGTGCGGTTGGCCTTGTCGAAGCTGGATTTGTAGATGAAAGGAATGCCCCGGGCCTCGGCCAGGTCCCGCAGGCTCGAAGCCATGAGGTGGGCGTGCTCCCGGCTCTCGATGACACAGGGCCCGGCAATGAGGAAGAAACTCTGGTCAGTGAAGGGGCGGGCGAAATCCATGGTTACCTCGGTCACAAGTTTAACCCCCGTTGGGCCCATTGACGGGTTGTCACCGGTGTTCGGTGTTCCGCTGTCATAATGTGCAAAGGGGATCCCCCGCCTTTTGCCTGGAGCCACTCATGGCGAAGCTGCTGATGGAAGACGACCTCAACCGGCGGTTGGTGGCCCTGCTCCAGCAAGAGGGCCGCATGAGCCATGCGGAACTGGCCGAGCGCCTGGGCGTGAGCCGCCCCACCATCATCGACCGCGTGAAGCGCCTGGAGGCCGATGGCGTGCTGGGCGGCTACGCGGCGCGGGTGACGCCCGCTTCCGTGAACAAACCCACGGTGGCCTTCGTCGCGGTGCGCTACAAGGACAACAACGAGGGTATCGAGCAACGCTTCATCAAGGCCCTCGAAGACGAACCGGACATCCTGGAGGCCCACACCATCGCGGGCGAGGATGCGCTGTTGCTGAAGATCGTGGCGGATACTCCGGCGGGCATCGCCGAGCGCCTGCGCCGCATCCGCGTGCTGGGCCCCATGGTCACCACCCGCACCACCATGGTGCTGGAGACCCACTGGGAGAAGGCCGGGCCGAGCCCCTTCCCCATTGAGAACGCTGCGAAGAAGATCAAGAAGTGATCGCGGCCATCCTGCAACGACCCTCCCGCGCCGTGATTTTTGCGGGCCCCGACGTGGAGCTTGAGCGCGCCCTGGACGGGGCCTGATGCTGGCCTGGCTGGCCTACCTGACAGTGGCTGTGGTGTGGGGTTCCACCTATTTCGCCATCGCGCTGGGGCTGGAATCCTTCACACCCTATGGCATGGTGGCCGTTCGTTTCACGGTGGCTTCGGTGCTGGCCCTGGGCCTGGGCCGGGTGCGCCGCGAACCGCTGCCGCCACTCCGTGAGGTGGGCCATCTCATGGTGGTGGGTGCCCTGTTGCTGGGCGGCTCCAACGCCCTGGTTTCCTACGCGGAGCTGCATGTTTCGACGGG
This sequence is a window from Geothrix sp. PMB-07. Protein-coding genes within it:
- a CDS encoding TlpA disulfide reductase family protein yields the protein MLLALPTLLLCLPTLQAPAPVPAPQAVLDAARAKAKSVSEARAAFVKSGGNTKDFKGDCSKELTDLEARLAAEKRPEVRQALLVSRLFHLQLAKGTPTAEQLDQTLREVPSTSSCWTLDAGLLATRAEKDPRTWGPYVAEARAKHPDAGLRRTLLFEQFLGRLDAGDEAGWQAAMADIKAQFPPLAERAQAFLDAEAKTAPGKPAPAFTVKALGDPKTTYTLDSFKGRYVLIDFWATWCPDCRVELPALHAAWAKHQSASLDFLSLSFDRRVEHIAPFRQQAATPMPWKHAFIEEGFQSPLAEAFGVKSIPKALLIGPDGKIVASGAQLRGANLEKTLAKVLGN
- the kdsA gene encoding 3-deoxy-8-phosphooctulonate synthase: MDFARPFTDQSFFLIAGPCVIESREHAHLMASSLRDLAEARGIPFIYKSSFDKANRTSGGSHRGPGMADGLDILAEVRSRYGVPVLTDVHESDQCAPAAEAVDVLQIPAFLCRQTDLLVAAAATGRTVNLKKGQFLAPWDLKHGVEKLQSVPGHGPVWVTERGSSFGYGNLVVDFQSFPHLRKTGCPVIFDATHSVQKPGALGNATGGAREMIPTLARAASTVVDGFFFEVHECPEKAHSDGPNAMRLEEFGGLLDQLLVLWRAGRAAALQDAAGK
- a CDS encoding cytochrome c biogenesis protein CcdA, with amino-acid sequence MRALNSFLLSLTLAVTAWAQRADPSFDPVKDVSLRFEKGSVVVGVPSGAHLKAAFMEVVKKEGSGTLKMGKLPPTTAKDEIGDGIWHGQVKVPVSGEGLSGAVKLQVTYQPCTEGEGGVCYPPTTRTLEVKAADIPGPKAAVLPAGNTPEAAKAEAQPAPVSATVSGVPPSPAPGTPTPASPSHPGLIWSLLLVFLAGMGASLTPCVYPMIPITMAIVGAKGGGKARGFALSAVLVLGMAVTYTTLGVLAAKSGAAFGAFAQKPAFLIPVSLLFAAFALSLFGAFEIALPPSLAMKLQGDGSRKGFGGAFLMGLVLGPLSAPCVGPVIGAVLVGIAQQGIVWLGGLQLFVFSLGMGVLFLAVGTFSAGLPKSGEWLTRFKQIMGLIVLGFAAWNVRLIVPAWANDAMWTFVMLAGSAVFGLFEAADDMVGQFRKALAILMLVLGALLSVRMVESFLSVELLPRGGAAAAAKEEHGGWMEQDLEGALAKAKAEHKVVLVDIYAEWCAQCKELDEKTWPEAGVKQWLAQNAVAIRIDTDAKRKDLAAKLQIRSYPTVILLDGEGRELRRSLGFQKPETMKAFLQGNAEAAR
- a CDS encoding nuclear transport factor 2 family protein, which produces MLSIKVPPEIEPYYRAWQQEDLDALAACFTEDVELRANTHPDPIRGRGGLRAYHVDLLPSVLETRILRHRFISMPGSTAVSTEMTVRLPDRGLGRYLVTSIMVFEFNAEGLISRLLVFVDREGIVPMD
- the nth gene encoding endonuclease III produces the protein MSPAKSKSSLKTGDLQRLLRAAYPDARCALDHQDPFQLVVATILSAQCTDARVNLTTPALFARFPDAASLANARVEEIEALIRSTGFYHNKAKNLLGLGQALMARHGGKVPSDPAELGALPGVGQKTANVVLANAFGVPALAVDTHIFRVARRLGLSKATTPEKVEADLCRLFPREDWIELHHQLIFHGRRVCDARRPDCAGCSLLDLCPTGLGKIKDPHTGVKLDVVAPHLPTTAFTQQTPSTDGPQRIVSLVPSVTELLVQWGLGARLVGRTRYCIEPRWIRNTVPTVGGTKDPDLERIRDLAPDLVILERDENPKAVAEALTTLGLPWLALEIRTVKDCIAGLRQLGERLGVPDLGEARAAALEARLKGRRRKGARAIAMIWKDPWMTSGPDTYIGDLLRQGGLTPIGPDRYPVLSDEELEQLAPQVILLPTEPYRFNRRHQADLKKRFPKALVHLVDGQTLTWYLSRTEEGLDLVESLHG
- a CDS encoding GNAT family N-acetyltransferase; translation: MAEVLKAGRGLELRPLNLRDARALFALVETNRERLRRWLPWPDANRSVLDSRAFILRVRAQARLGAAQSFGLWWKERLVGIAGFVWIDSANRSAAIGYWLDQEAEGHGLMTASVSALLRHGFRTLKLNRIEIRAGVRNRRSRAIPLRLGFRHEGTLRQTERLGDRFVDHAVYGLLASEWRAR
- a CDS encoding serine hydrolase yields the protein MTQPARRGVRRFLRLALACVGLWLLWVCLLRPISPRVGPAPAAVADGWSLGSLQQAGLNPAQLTQVANRLFEKRLNVHSLLIERHGCLAAEYYQGGTDKSVYSLLPSRHRFGPRDKQDVRSIGKSITSLLYGLAREQGKVPAVETTVWAAFPEHGNRRTAANQAIRIEDLLNMTSGLQWQEGKPGPNDELRLFWKSDLVDFVLSHPQAAVPNTCFNYNGGGTALLAELIRRGTGQSLEQYADEMLFRPLQIEDWAWVPDVHGRAMAFNGLRLRPRDLLKVGRLMLNHGAWQGRQLVPQAWIAQSMTPRFDTDVRDYRYAYQWWHGTATWHGQRIDWHAGFGNGGQRLYVVPALDLSVVTTAGAYDELPTAIRVNDLIQEVVDAVEN
- a CDS encoding bifunctional 5,10-methylenetetrahydrofolate dehydrogenase/5,10-methenyltetrahydrofolate cyclohydrolase, translated to MPTTLSGKLDCQETARHYLDLVRTNIKKLGFAPGLGVILGSEDAGSVTYQRWLMKDCEDVGINAADLRVENGMQMVKLVARLNQDEKTHGVFIFYPLRYAEIKDDEVMDLVDPGKDIEGLHAINIGFLNKYRKRMDDGTQHRCMTPCTARAIVKTLKRGFGEAWLAGKTVLVINDSLRIGRPLTAMVANLKGTPILCHAATNKEHLEGFIRMADVIVSAVPAPGYQINTNWIKNGALCFDLSGDGNFDYEALEARGIPYTDTTKNSVGKVTRAMALLNLTYAAGLG
- a CDS encoding Lrp/AsnC family transcriptional regulator; this encodes MAKLLMEDDLNRRLVALLQQEGRMSHAELAERLGVSRPTIIDRVKRLEADGVLGGYAARVTPASVNKPTVAFVAVRYKDNNEGIEQRFIKALEDEPDILEAHTIAGEDALLLKIVADTPAGIAERLRRIRVLGPMVTTRTTMVLETHWEKAGPSPFPIENAAKKIKK